A single genomic interval of Dromiciops gliroides isolate mDroGli1 chromosome 1, mDroGli1.pri, whole genome shotgun sequence harbors:
- the LOC122744220 gene encoding QRFP-like peptide receptor: MDATYLISPAKGENTTLQATAGNHSLGELSWKELEELLFLFAKEPVAISLTALYLLSFSVGLAGNTASLWMLLSGVRRRAGRSGTAREGPSPTRRLLANLAVCDLLVVCICMPLTVGNLLYKAWVFGDFLCRAAPFVQALTVAASSLSLTAISLHRYYGVRRPLRARASCTRGRALATILSVWAVSAAICLPLAFANRRDEIELVEGLPLAFPICREVWPGVRLKQAYSCLLFGLLYCLPVLFNLALGWLTVRRLQNPPGPWARRPREGAGPWPAPPALPASRLKVRRRVAHMVIALVALFAVTWLPVYLLDIWIDFHTPDWSPGKPTAAWVLQLRPFAQWLGLTNSSLNPLCYCFVGSLARTARQVRHRYRQRLSSLFRPSISEGTPLREGGTEAEGRDVSLSLRVSLQEAITDRKETVPFGQFPPPIEPLD, encoded by the coding sequence ATGGACGCCACCTACCTGATCTCCCCAGCCAAAGGGGAGAACACCACGCTGCAGGCTACGGCAGGCAACCACAGTTTGGGAGAGCTGAGCTGGAAGGAGCTGGAAGAGCTGCTCTTCCTTTTCGCCAAGGAGCCTGTGGCCATCAGCCTCACAGCACTCTACCTGCTCTCCTTTTCCGTGGGCTTAGCTGGCAACACCGCGTCCCTGTGGATGCTGCTGTCTGGAGTGAGGCGCAGAGCTGGACGCTCCGGGACGGCTCGAGAGGGCCCCAGTCCCACTCGCCGCCTGCTGGCCAACTTAGCGGTGTGTGACCTTTTGGTGGTGTGCATCTGCATGCCCCTGACCGTGGGCAACTTGCTCTACAAGGCCTGGGTCTTCGGAGACTTTCTGTGTCGTGCCGCACCCTTCGTGCAAGCGCTAACCGTGGCCGCGAGCTCCCTGAGCCTCACTGCCATCAGTCTGCACAGATACTACGGCGTCCGGCGGCCCCTGCGCGCCCGGGCCTCTTGTACCCGCGGCCGCGCCCTCGCCACAATTCTCTCAGTCTGGGCAGTGTCGGCGGCTATCTGCCTGCCTTTGGCCTTTGCCAACCGGCGGGATGAGATCGAACTGGTGGAGGGGCTGCCGCTGGCTTTCCCTATTTGCCGCGAGGTGTGGCCTGGAGTGCGCCTGAAGCAGGCCTATAGTTGCCTCCTCTTCGGGTTGCTCTACTGCCTGCCAGTACTGTTCAACCTGGCCTTGGGCTGGCTGACGGTGAGAAGACTCCAGAATCCCCCCGGACCCTGGGCTCGACGCCCCAGGGAGGGTGCAGGACCCTGGCCAGCGCCTCCCGCCCTGCCAGCTTCACGGCTGAAGGTGAGGCGGCGTGTGGCTCACATGGTGATTGCTCTGGTAGCCTTGTTCGCTGTCACCTGGCTGCCAGTCTACCTGCTGGACATCTGGATCGATTTCCACACGCCGGACTGGTCCCCCGGGAAGCCTACTGCAGCCTGGGTTCTGCAGCTGAGGCCTTTCGCCCAGTGGCTGGGCCTTACCAACTCCAGCCTCAATCCACTCTGCTACTGCTTCGTGGGGAGCCTGGCCCGCACCGCCCGCCAAGTGAGGCATCGCTATCGCCAGAGGCTCAGCTCCCTGTTCCGACCCTCGATCTCCGAGGGAACTCCCTTGAGGGAAGGAGGCACGGAGGCCGAAGGCAGGgatgtgtctctctccctccggGTTTCACTGCAAGAGGCTATTACTGACAGAAAGGAGACCGTTCCCTTTGGCCAGTTCCCTCCACCCATCGAACCCTTGGACTAG